Part of the Janibacter endophyticus genome is shown below.
TCTCTTTGGCCCATGGTGGATTCTTCGGCATCGGCGCGTACGTCGTCGGGTTGCTCACGACCGACTACGACTGGACGTTCTGGTCGTCGTTCGTGCTGGCCATCGTCGGCACGACCGTCATCGGATACCTCTCCGGTCTGATCGCCCTCCGGACTCAGGGGTCGTACTTCGCCATCTTCACGATGGCCCTCGGCTTCCTGATCTTCATCATCGCCACACGGTGGGAGTCCGTGACCCACGCCCACTCGGGCGTGAGCGGGATCAAGCTCCCCGAGAACATCGGACCCCTTGACTTCACCGACCCGGTGATCCTGTACTACCTGGTCCTACTCTTCCTCGTGGGGGCCATCTATGCGACCCACGCGCTCCTCCGCTCCAACGCCGGCCGGTCGCTGGTGGCCGTCCGGACGTCGGAAGACCTGGCGAAGTCCATCGGCGTGAACGTCGCCGTGAGCAAGCAGCTCGCGTTCACCGCCTCGGCAGGTGTCGCAGGACTGGCGGGTGGGTTGTTCGCCTCGCTCAACGGGTTCATCGGGCCGGACTCCACGGCCGTCGACCTGACGTTCGAGTTCTTGCTGTTCCTCCTCATCGGCGGGATGGGCACGGTGATGGGTCCCCTCGTGGGCAGCCTGATCGTCGCCATCCTCTTCGAGGTGCTGCAGGACCTCCAGTCCTATCGGTTCATCGTCCTCGGCCCGATCATCGTCCTGCTCGTGATCTTCGCGCCCAAGGGCATCGTGGGATACCTCAACGAGCTGTTCACCCGCCGAAAGGGACGAGGCCACGAGCAGGAACAGGGTCCCGCTGATGGCGTCCCCGTCAGCCCCCACACACCGGAAGAGGTGCGCTGATGCTGCTGCAGGTACGAGGGCTCGGGAAGCGATTCGGCGGCCTCGATGCGGTCAAGGATGTTGATCTTGACGTCCCTGAAGGGCAGATCACGGCGATCATCGGCCCCAATGGGGCCGGCAAGTCGACGCTGTTCAACCTGCTGGCCGGCTTCTACCGGCCGACCGCCGGCACGGTGACGTTCGCAGGCGACGACATCACGGGTAAGAAGCCTCACCAGACGGTGCGTGCCGGCATCGCCCGGACCTTCCAGACCACCCACCTGTTCGACGATGCCACCGTGCTCGACAACGTGCGCGCCGGCTGCGTGGTCCGGTCGAGGTCCAACGCGATCGATGCCGTCCTTCACACGCCCCGGCACCGGCGGGACGAGAAGCTCAGCCTCGAGAGATCTATGCAGGAGCTGGAGTTCGTCGGTGCGGCCCACCTGCGTGACGAGATCGCATCGACCCTCCCGCAGGAGGCGCAGCGGCGGGTGTCGATCGCCCTGGCCCTGGCCACCGAGCCGCGGCTCCTGCTCCTGGACGAGCCTGCGGCAGGGGTCAACGACGAGGAGACCGTCGCCTTCGCCGACCTGTTCCGACGGATCGTGGCCCGTGGCATCACGGTCTGCATCGTCGAGCACAAGATGTCGATGATCATGAACCTGGCCGACCACATCGTCGTGCTCGACCATGGGCAGCGCATCGCAGCCGGCACTCCCGACCAGATCAAGAAGGACCCGCTGGTCATCGAGGCCTACCTCGGTGCCGACGCGGGCGCGGCAGGAGCACACTGATGATCACCGTCTCGGGCCTGAGCGCCGGATATGGCGCAGGGGACGTCCTGCACTCCGTCGACATCACCGCGCCGGAAGGAGAGCTGACCGTCGTCCTCGGCGCGAACGGGTCGGGCAAGTCGACGCTCTTCCGGACCATCAGCGGCGTCCTCCGGCCGACCGCGGGCCGTATCGAGTTTGCCGGAGAGGACACGACCCGGAGCAGCACGGCAGCCATGGTCCGCAAGGGGTTGGCGCACTGCCCGGAGGGGCGGCACCTCTTCCCTCGCATGTCGGTCGAGAAGAACCTCTTGCTGGGTGCCTACTCGAACCGCCGGCAGAAGGCGCGGGTGCAGTCGCTCCTCGAGCGGAACTACGAGATGTTCCCCATCCTTCGGGACAAGAGCAACCAGCCGGCCGGGTCCCTGTCCGGTGGGCAGCAGCAGATGGTGGCGATCGGGCGGGCTCTCATGTCGGACCCCAAGATGCTGATCCTCGATGAGCCGTCCATGGGCCTGGCCCCCCTCATCACCCAGCAGGTTTTCGCCGCGATCGTGGGCATCAACCGGGAGGGGATCGGCGTGGTCCTGGCCGAGCAGAACGCGCGATCGGCGCTGCAGATCGCCTCCAGCGCCTACGTGCTCTCCGAGGGGCGTGTGGTCCTGTCCGGCCCTGCGGAGCAGCTGGCCGACGACCCGGCGGTACA
Proteins encoded:
- a CDS encoding branched-chain amino acid ABC transporter permease, which produces MTRIHPRLIGAALMILALVLSPLFLSDQPYLVRVLTTAAIYAIAAYGMNIILGLTGQLSLAHGGFFGIGAYVVGLLTTDYDWTFWSSFVLAIVGTTVIGYLSGLIALRTQGSYFAIFTMALGFLIFIIATRWESVTHAHSGVSGIKLPENIGPLDFTDPVILYYLVLLFLVGAIYATHALLRSNAGRSLVAVRTSEDLAKSIGVNVAVSKQLAFTASAGVAGLAGGLFASLNGFIGPDSTAVDLTFEFLLFLLIGGMGTVMGPLVGSLIVAILFEVLQDLQSYRFIVLGPIIVLLVIFAPKGIVGYLNELFTRRKGRGHEQEQGPADGVPVSPHTPEEVR
- a CDS encoding ABC transporter ATP-binding protein; translation: MLLQVRGLGKRFGGLDAVKDVDLDVPEGQITAIIGPNGAGKSTLFNLLAGFYRPTAGTVTFAGDDITGKKPHQTVRAGIARTFQTTHLFDDATVLDNVRAGCVVRSRSNAIDAVLHTPRHRRDEKLSLERSMQELEFVGAAHLRDEIASTLPQEAQRRVSIALALATEPRLLLLDEPAAGVNDEETVAFADLFRRIVARGITVCIVEHKMSMIMNLADHIVVLDHGQRIAAGTPDQIKKDPLVIEAYLGADAGAAGAH
- a CDS encoding ABC transporter ATP-binding protein; translation: MITVSGLSAGYGAGDVLHSVDITAPEGELTVVLGANGSGKSTLFRTISGVLRPTAGRIEFAGEDTTRSSTAAMVRKGLAHCPEGRHLFPRMSVEKNLLLGAYSNRRQKARVQSLLERNYEMFPILRDKSNQPAGSLSGGQQQMVAIGRALMSDPKMLILDEPSMGLAPLITQQVFAAIVGINREGIGVVLAEQNARSALQIASSAYVLSEGRVVLSGPAEQLADDPAVQKAYLGV